One Erysipelothrix amsterdamensis DNA window includes the following coding sequences:
- a CDS encoding metal ABC transporter substrate-binding protein has product MKRLMSKLLVLVIILGTLSGCVPRSRNVIVTNYPIQFLVERLAGERVNVQRIDTGLIPQQATVKDDFQEIIKKADTIFYINELQPYWQLYLDDLQNSKLQMIDLSERSMLYPFKRYTNVVVDGQSHAIESEYYESDAFTGVDQYDKDPFLWMDPLAMTSMARTIKDWLVQTYPDEEAYFTEQFETLEVELTGLQAQYQLLRDSEKGIKFVSMTPSFGNWQKSYNIGVYPATLSKYGVLPDEEMLNAIRARIAKDGVQFIAYEENMPEEYVKLFNQLKTEFNLTQIELSNLYNLSDKDIEANYDYIAKMRLNLETLETIAK; this is encoded by the coding sequence ATGAAACGATTGATGAGTAAATTACTAGTGTTGGTTATCATACTGGGTACGTTGTCAGGATGTGTTCCTAGAAGTAGGAATGTAATTGTTACGAATTATCCGATTCAGTTCCTAGTAGAACGTCTTGCGGGAGAACGTGTTAACGTTCAGCGCATTGACACAGGTTTAATACCTCAACAGGCAACGGTAAAAGATGACTTTCAAGAAATTATAAAAAAAGCAGATACAATTTTTTATATTAATGAATTACAGCCTTATTGGCAACTCTACTTGGATGATCTTCAAAACTCTAAATTACAGATGATTGATTTATCGGAACGATCCATGTTATATCCATTTAAACGATACACAAATGTTGTTGTTGATGGACAATCGCATGCAATTGAATCTGAATATTATGAGTCGGATGCTTTTACTGGAGTTGATCAATATGACAAAGATCCGTTTTTATGGATGGATCCTTTAGCGATGACTTCAATGGCGCGAACAATCAAAGATTGGCTCGTACAGACTTATCCAGATGAAGAGGCGTATTTTACAGAGCAATTTGAAACACTAGAAGTAGAGTTAACAGGTCTTCAAGCACAATATCAACTTTTACGTGATTCCGAAAAAGGAATTAAATTTGTATCGATGACACCATCTTTTGGCAACTGGCAAAAGAGCTATAATATCGGTGTTTATCCAGCGACATTATCAAAATACGGTGTTCTACCAGATGAAGAGATGCTCAATGCGATTCGAGCACGAATTGCGAAAGATGGCGTTCAGTTCATTGCATATGAAGAGAATATGCCTGAAGAATACGTAAAATTATTTAATCAATTAAAAACAGAGTTTAATTTAACACAAATTGAATTAAGCAATCTTTATAATCTATCAGATAAAGATATCGAAGCGAATTATGATTACATCGCGAAAATGAGACTTAATCTAGAAACCCTTGAGACGATTGCTAAGTAA
- a CDS encoding AI-2E family transporter, with translation MNIFQRIQNFFDDHFSWKQLVPFMLFLLSVFLLMQTWAVWQHAFELAKRILLPFIIGFALAYIVRPIAVFFEKYNIKRAISVPITLVLFVVLIVLLFSSILPSLYTDISQLIGNSMDGIQQLYNYYKEINHNNPSPWADDIFKQVMGMLNGIVGQIPTLPAAASQFISKIFSTITTGIFSFIIGMYFVFDYENFTGSVLRIANNISPKLGNSIIVIDHAVSRYLGTLVVIMTITCIEYSLLYLAVGHNYAFVLGVLTAFGLLIPYIGPTVVHVLGILTALTLPLPRVIILTIGLVILSNVDGYVVSPMVYSKRDKIEPLWSLFAFFASSVLFGFVGILISMPLYFSIRALFNLRKNNWVIPEEN, from the coding sequence ATGAACATTTTTCAACGTATTCAAAATTTTTTTGACGATCATTTCAGTTGGAAACAACTTGTTCCATTTATGTTATTTTTATTAAGTGTTTTCTTATTGATGCAAACATGGGCTGTATGGCAACATGCATTTGAATTAGCTAAGCGAATTCTGCTGCCATTTATTATTGGATTTGCGCTTGCATATATTGTAAGACCGATTGCGGTGTTTTTTGAAAAATATAATATTAAAAGAGCAATTAGTGTTCCAATTACGCTTGTATTATTTGTGGTTTTGATAGTGCTGCTCTTTTCATCGATCTTACCGTCATTGTATACAGATATTTCGCAGTTAATCGGTAATAGTATGGATGGAATTCAACAACTCTATAATTACTATAAAGAAATTAATCATAATAATCCTTCTCCGTGGGCAGATGATATTTTTAAACAAGTGATGGGAATGCTTAATGGGATTGTGGGTCAGATACCAACACTACCAGCAGCTGCTTCGCAGTTTATATCAAAGATTTTTTCAACAATCACTACGGGTATTTTTTCGTTTATTATCGGGATGTATTTTGTATTCGATTATGAAAATTTTACGGGGAGCGTTTTACGTATTGCGAATAATATCTCTCCAAAGCTTGGAAATTCAATCATTGTTATTGATCATGCGGTTAGTCGCTATTTAGGGACACTCGTTGTGATTATGACAATTACATGTATTGAGTATAGTTTGCTTTATTTAGCTGTTGGACATAATTATGCATTCGTTCTCGGAGTATTAACAGCATTTGGATTGTTAATTCCATATATTGGTCCAACCGTCGTGCATGTATTGGGAATCCTAACGGCTTTAACGTTACCATTACCGAGAGTGATTATTCTTACAATCGGATTGGTTATTCTATCAAATGTTGATGGTTATGTAGTTTCTCCTATGGTTTACTCCAAGCGTGATAAAATCGAACCGCTCTGGTCCTTATTTGCGTTTTTCGCATCGAGTGTTTTATTTGGCTTTGTAGGGATCTTGATTTCGATGCCATTGTACTTCTCAATACGAGCATTATTCAACTTGAGAAAGAATAATTGGGTTATCCCTGAAGAAAATTAG